The genomic DNA aaatatgacCGGTAGGATCTAACTTTGATTTATAGGCAGCGGGAACATAAATGGATAAGTTAaaagttgttgggtttttttaaattttgtttttattatacaTTTGGTCACTAGGGGTAGTTACCTCTTGAATTATGGCATTTGTAGAGGAAGTGGTTCATTCATTCAGGTATCCCATTGCGGAAACTCAACACTTTTTACCATGTTCTCTGTAGCAGAGACATTGTTAGGCTACATAAGTTATGCACAACTGGGACAAGAACTACGTGTTGTGtctgacaaataataaagaagaaaatgtttggTGTGTTACTGGGTGTGTTACTGTAAATGCATAAACTTGTCGGCAGATATTAGCATATCAGCAAATAAGATGGCAGTGTGGGTGATGCAACTTTGCACTGACTAAAGGATAAAAGAAACAGCAATAAAGAGCTGAAGACTAAGTTCAGTGATGTTATATAATGAAGATTTCTTTGTCTCCAGGAACAAATGGCAGATAAACTACCAAAAACTAACATGCAAAATTAAAGCTACAAGGAGTGATGATAGGGCCCTAACACCTTTGGGGACACGGAGATGTGCTGCTATTGCTGCAGTTGACACTTTTCTTGCAGTCGTGACAGTATTAATCCCTTGACAAGCTAGTTTTTTTACAACAGCCTGTGGCCTCTAGTTGGTGTTAGATTACATCCACTAATAATATTTGACATTACATGTGTGGAACGCACAATGAAAACGTGATCATCCGATAATGCTTTCAAACAATGCTGATTTCCTATTGCCATAAGGTGGTGTACAGTGTGCATTAGAGTTGTGAGAATTTCTTGTGCTGTGGCGATTGATCAGAATTTTCCACATATCCTTAAATGTAAACTCAAAAGCTTTATAATTTAGCATGGCCAAGATCTTTGGACTGAACTTTGGCTACCAAGGGCTTTGATTGCTAGCATTTTGCTATGGTTGCCTGTAGTTGCATGGAAGATGCTGACTTGTTTGCAAACACTTGCTCATTACATACCAGGCAGTAGTAAGACTTGAAAAATGAACTGCAAACCATAAAAGGTGAACATTCACCTTTTAAGTAAAAGTTGTACCTTTTCAAACATCTTGGCTGCAGCACTATGGAACTCTGTGCTGGGCtctaaattatttatattatatataaatgacatatgtagtgtttccaaactgttaaaatgtgtattgtttgctgatgatacCACTCTGTATTGCTCAGGTAAAAACTTAGAACAGCTTCTGACTACAGCGGAAAAggagttaaatatattaaaaaactggtttgatgtaaataagttatcattaaatataaagaaaacaaaattgattatttttggcactagacaaatgaaaaatgtatctaaaatcagggttaatggaattgaaattgaaagagtgtacgaaaataaatttcttggagtgataattgatgataagctgagttggaagtctcatataaaccacgtgaaaacaaaaatgtcaaaaaccattgctattctctataaaacaaagcatgtcctgaacaaaaaaacattatacacactttattgttctctgttgcttccatatatgacttaTTGTCTAGAGATATGGGGTAATGCATATAAAACGAACactcttcatattttcaagttacaaaaaaaagctataagaattataaaccaatcaaactatatagaaccaactaacattttgtttattaatctgaataccctgaaattttatgatttagttgaatataaaatggcacagataatgtatacaaaataacttgctttgccccagtactcagaagctgttcaaagtcagagagagtcaatatgacttaaggggaacagatttctttaagaaaaacaagataaggacaaatataaagcagagatgtgtttctgttagaggagttaacctgtggaatagttatgacagtgatttaaaaatgtgtagttcattttccttgtttaaaaacatgtttaaaaatagagtaatagaaaaatatagaaatcaagaatgaaaagagcaaaaaggagaaaaaaaaacaacctcttgattcttttgctttgatgtagttacttatctaaggtggaaagtttttttttttcttttttttttttgtttgtttggtttttgctttgttttattattttcttcaagccctgtgtacaggagctgcatacaaaaagatattttgtgaaaagggttggcgtaataagcaaatgcttcagccaataccttttcattagccttgtctcatgctttctttctttatggtagatttttgttctgttttcactgtttgtttgtgttttttttttcactgttttcactgagatttgaatttgaatgctaatcaataaaatcaaaataaaaaaaaaaacaaaaactttgacTTTAAAAATGAAGGTTCGCATTTCTGGTTTGCTGGTCTGGTCAGCAACAGCTAGTCACTTCAAGCAAAACAAATTTTTCCTGGTCACCAGTTGGCCATTCTTTAGGCCTTTGTGACTGGAACTTTAGAAACTGATTTCACAATTAAACTACTCACCAGCTGTGGTTAATGAACATTTCACCTTTGCAACCTGGAGGTCACAAACTAGTCTTTAGGCGATTGTCACTGAGGACTTAAAACCAAAATTTTCTACGTCTTGTTATGCGTGTGCACAATTTAATGTTGTAATTTCAAAGGGGGGAGGGGCTCCGGAGTCATTTTGTACCCCCCATACGCAAGATCCATATAATTTGTACATTTACAccagtacaaatgtgtttgcaAATTGTAGTTTTTTTCCCAAGCATGTTTAGTGCTTCAAATAAGCAGTTAAATAAGAAGTTTTGTGTTTCTGAAGAAGGAAAGTAGGTTTGGGAGAATAGAGTTTAAGCAGTATTGATCCAAAAGAGACCAGAAATTTAGCTGGCAACGAaagttttaatattcattctCTGTTCTTTCATTTGATTGTGGCCATTTTGTGCCTCTGCAGGAAATGTACAGAAAGGACTGTAACCTGGCTGCTCAGCTTCTGCAGTGCAACAAGTCTCTTTACATGGCTCAACTCTCAGAGGTGAGCTGTGCACTCACTTTTACAGGCTTGATTTTTCCAGTGCTCTTTAACCTttgtaaaaatgcattttgcatATGTTCCTCAGTTTTAGTGAGGCCTCAGTCTAATCCCTGGTAGCCTTTCTTCACAAAAGTCGCATACAACCAAGCTTAAGAACTGTATGAGCTTCAGGCTTTTTTGCGCTGACATTTGATGTGAAcccagaaagacagaaaaatctGTAATTTTTCAGTTCAGCGGTAGCcaggtaaaagaaaaagctttGGTAAAAGCTAAGGGGGAGGAGAGGTCTGAATGAGGTGTATCTTGAGCAGCACTAAGCTGAATTTTCAGCTGATGACATGAGATGAGCGAAGAGAAATTTGCTGTCTTGACTGTAACATGAAGGTCATCTTGCCCTTTGTGAGCCAGAAAAGATAAGTCTTCCCGAAGCGATGAGTACTGTAGGTCACTGGAGGAAGGACAGAAAGTGAAGAATTAAAGCTTCAtggggttttttctttaaataacctTCACCTGAGAGAGATGAAAGAGGCAAGTTTTCAAAAAGTCGATGGCTCTGAGTTTAAAAGACTTTTTTAGCTAGAAGCAATCTGGATATATACTATAGAACTATGTATACTATACACAATGATTATGTGTTGAAGGACATGAACCACAGCTTGATTTActaatttttcttttaagtaTAGCAAATCAGCATTAACATCTTCCTTTATAACAAATCAGATTTTTACCTTATTTCTATCCAAACTACAGTGATGTGCATTTACCATATATCATGTGAGAAATATTTAGTTTAGTAaacataacagatttctgcTTTTTCTCAAATGCAGATCATTTGAAGGCCTGACAATAAAAAGTTGCAATAGCATATACAATCAGATCCATAAGTATTTGGACAATGACAATGAATTCTTataattttgcctctgtacagCACCACAGTGAAAGCTAAATCAAACAAGCAAGATGTGAATAAAGTGCAGaccttcagctttaattcaagggctttaacaaaagtattgcttTAGCTTTTTTTCAGGTATTAGACACATTTTATGGATAATTGTCCAGTTTTATATGCTCATAAGTAGTTTGACAATTAACTGCATCTAGTTTTATGTCTAGATGACACTAATTTGCTTGTTCATTCATGACAATTAAGTAGATAAAAGGTCTGGAGTTGATTCCAGGTGTTATTTCATCTGAACTTGCTTTTTACTCAATATGAGCCCCAAAAATGTGTCAATTCAAGTGACAGAGGCCATCATTAGGCTGAAGAATCGAACTCGACCTATTGGAGAGTCAGCAGTAACTTAAGAGAATGAAGGCTCTTTCCAGCCTAAAAGACCACTGAAGACAACTAAAGTGcatgatgacagaattatttccatgattaggaaaaagaaaacctttacaacagctgatcaaaaacCCTTTTGAGGTGGTAGACATCATGAGAAAGACCTAGAATCAAACCTGTGTCTATGGAACTGGGCCACTAGTGCGTACTGATGacgtgactgctgatagaaacAGCAGGATAAATTTTGCAGTGTGCAGGGttgtactctctgctcagattcagccaaatgctcCAAAACTGATTGGACAGTGCTTCACAGTGCAAATAGATAATGGCCCAAAGCATGCTGGAAAAGCAATCAAAGCATTTGTCATGTTAAATAAAAGAGATATTCTTCAGTGGCCAAGTCAGTTATCTGATCTCAACCCAACAGGAcatgcttttcagttatttaatatGAAACTGAATGCAGAAAGACGTACAAACAAGCAGTGACTGAAGATGGCTGCAGTAAAGGCTTAATAGAGCATCTCAAAGAGGACACAGAGTACTTGGTGACGTCCATGGGTTCTAGACTTCAGGCAGTCAGTGTCCGGAAAGGATTTTCACCAAAGTGTTAAAAGCTATCATCttatttaaaattgtgttaATTTGTTAGGGATAATAGAGGGATAATAAGACACAGCTGAAGTCAACAAGAAGCATCGAAAAAGGCAGAAAGATGGAAGTAAACAGAAATGGGGACACAAAGCAAGCCCCACAAAAAGGGAAACATAGACTGGGGAAATGCAGAAAGCAGCCAGAAAGGAGAGGGCAACAGTGTTTGTTCTcttagttttattatttgtgGTTTGTGTTGGATGCAATGTTTTAAGGTTTTGGTGATGACTGTTTTCCTCCATGACTTGAAACTGTGACAATAACACCTACACCTCTACTCCATGCACACAGACTGGTGTTTCTGTTCTGGTCACTCAGTGTGCAGTTTAGCCAGAGTGCGGTCACACTGCACCGGTTTTGTTAATCACGTAAACCCACAAAGCAGCATGGGAACTACTTTAAGGCACATTGTGAGCAATTCTGAAGGACACTCAACAGAGGAGGTAAAACTACTGTATGTGGCAAAATATAAATGGAGAGCACGGTGCAGCCTCATCATAGTGTCCTGCTGCTCCTTGTGAAAAGAATGCACGCGGGTATTGATGAGTGTTTTAACACTAGCCCAGCTTGGTGCCACTTTCCGCTGCATCAGCCGTGGGCCTTGTGCCTCGCCCATGTGACAAGGGTAGATTTGAAACTGGCAAGCGTCCACGAGGTTAAAGAACGCCTGTCCACGTGTTTTAGGCATATGGCTGAATGGAAATAtcaatgcaaactgcatttgGTTGCATAAGACTCATAAAATATCCCCAACACTTGCACGGTACACACATTAACACACGCACGTAGGCACCGTTAACAGTAAAGGGTCTATCATAAAGTGAAAAACTGTTCTGCAGGCACATTGCCAAACATAATAGGGGTCAGAGGCTATACATGCACTCACTGTGTGTCCACCCGTCTGCTGGTCCTGTGGGTGTGAGCTAATCGAAAGTGTATTGATGAATGGCGCTGCAGCATTTTGAGAGGTGCAGTGGCTCTTCAGCGCCTACAGAAGCGCTTTAGTCGTTTGTTCTGCTGCAAAACAATCACAGAGAGGGTGTAAAATGATCACGCTTGGATTTCTGAATGACGCATAAAAGCTAATTGAGATCTTGtttaaaacaagcccaaatgaAAAAAGTGTGTGGACAGTAATTAAGTGGCATTTAGTTTTGTCCGAGATGCAATAAAAGTGCTATGATAAACCGTCTCTTTCATGTTCTCTGTAGTGTTTGTCTTTTCTCTATCTACAAAGTTATAATTAGCTTCCTTCTCATTGCCAATTAGGAACAACTGACTAGATTCCTGTTGATGATGTGCTGCAGTTAGCTTAATGCTTGTTGCTATGGAGAGGTAGAGATAGTGGttggaggcttttttttttattaagaaatGCTTGAAATAGAACAGGAAAGCGACTTATTCTCACTTCAAAATCAGGTATATTGTTCTCTTTGGTTGAGGTTCGTGACACTGAAGATTACACTTTTCCCCCTGCAGCTGTGAACACAATTCATGCAGTGAAGGCAGGTAAATGTGAACGTGTAGGTTGCTGTATCGTATTCAGAAACCACCTAAAGTACAATCTAACATACTGACACACATACTGCATTGTGCAGGGATAACAGAACCTGTGAGCAGCTTGGATAAAACGCTAAAATGCTGTGAAGTGTTtgctctttctcttcttcttttttttttttaaacatgtttgtcagatttaaatgtttcagatcattaaacaagtaaaaatacaaatatatgcagtgtttaaattttgatttcatttattaatggaaaaataaaagcatcatgTATCATATTAAATGAAACTGTAAATTTAATTTGACACAAAAACAAGACTTTAcaccagggatgtcaaactcctTTTATGTCGGAGGCCACACACATTTAATCTCTGAGATATCTTATTTAAGAAATGAAGTGCCATGTCACCAGAAAGAAATCAATCAGCATGactctttgggcttaaattCTAAGAAATAATATTTGATGAAATACTATACTAAAGATAGGACATTTCATTAGCCTTGTTTTTAAAGCCTTGCTTTTTAGGAACCGTTCCATGACTATGTTTAGATGAGAGGGGGCTAAGTTATCAGCTAACACTAGAATTTAACAAGATCAACCACAACGTATGTAAATATGCACCAAAGATACAGTTTTGGCTCACTTTAACCTCTGAGTAAATCCTAGAAATGAtgcattaaatatataaatgttcctctttcatctctttgtATGTGAAACGTCTGGTGATGGATACACCAATAAGATTATCTTTATGCGTTAGCATTCCCTCCATTTAGGCTGAAATTGGTTTGGTGTTTGAGGGGGCGCAGTGATGTTTTACTATCGCGTAGTGAATtcgaattttaaaaaaaaaatttttttgaaaaaattagaagaaaactaaGTAAACAAAGCATTCTCAGTAGAAAGAATGAGgacaaaaaaaccctaaatgATGACTCAAACTACTGACTAACTTCTTTTTCATTTAGCCCATTTAGGAACCACCAatatggaaaagaaaaggaaaaaacttataaaagacttgcatcagaTTTGGCttgcttcatatagtgaatcgtataaggcttatatgatttactcatgaaagtggccactttctcattactttcatatattgttttaggaagtatgcaaaacatacaagtttcatgtatataatttttcaagggatcttatatctgttttcactcttgtatgcttttcatacaagtttcagacaagacagatacaaactttataagatttatatatatcttctCCATATGGGCAGATTAATTGTCTGTTTTTTCCCAACACAAAAGAAAGATGGATTCACTGCAATAATCTGATCTAATGTCTGTTGTTTGTGGAAGCAGCGTCAACATCCATCTGTGGTTCAGTTTTGGAGACAGCATCAGGGTGTCAATCATGCTTGCTGGTCTGTGTGTGCATCCACCTGCAAAATATTAGtctcaataaaaatataatggaCGAATAATAAAGACATTCACTTGTGTTCTGTTTTCATATAGAAAAAAGTAGCTATAGaacaaaacaaatgaccatgcattaaaaaaaaactaaatcatTTTACACCAATCAAAATGTGCGagacaaaatgaaatgaataaagaGGAACGTTGGATACATGCAGATGATACAGGCTGATGACTTGACTCTACTTTCACTCCACGATCCAAATAGTCTGGTGCCTGATGTTGTACAGTCTGACGCAGATGCCTCAAAACCCGATGCTCAGTGTGACATGTGATATACTTAAAttattgctgctgctgcacagttTAAAGGTGCCTTTAATGTCAACACCCTGATTTACCTACTAATTACTTGAGAGAGAGTTTGACAGTGTAGTGTACAGCAGTTCCTACACTACATAGAATAAGGTCTTTGCTATAATTTATAACTAACATTCACCGATTTTCCCTGCTTTACCCTTGTTTCTCTGATACTTTTAGCTGCCTGCTGACTTCCAGGAACGCCTGACCATGCACCTGGAGGAGTCTCCCCTCTGTCACACCTACTCTGACTCTGTCCCGACCTCTCTCAttgccaaagtgcttgaaaaGCCAGATGAGGCTTGCAGCAGCAGCCAGGCCTCCCGCTCCCCCAGCCCGCAAACACAGGAACATGCCTTTATTTTGGAGAGTTTGGGTCCCGGAGAACGTTTGGGGCTACGCGGAGCCTATAAAACTGACCTGTACAGCAGTGACACAGCCCTGTATTGCCCTGATGACCGTCACCGTGAGCGGAGGCCCAGCATGGATATTCACGGCGAGAGGAAGCTCCTGTACGGGCCCCAGAACTCCACCGACAGTACTCCAGAGGAAGGTTCGGTTGGGTTGAGAGCTGGCTTCTCCCAGGAGCACTTTGCTAAGTTCCCTCCCCCACTGGGTGCAGCCTCCAGTTCTTACTCGAGTTTTAGTGGAGGGGGGTCTGAGGACAAAGGCAACGGACCGCCCAGCAGTGCAGCTTCTTCCCCCCACCATCACTCCCTCTACATGGAATGGAGGGATGCAGGGGACTATGAGAGAAAGAGTGATTCATCCTGGGAGAGGGACAGTCCACGGGGCTTTGCCAATGCTCATCCCTTCCAACAGACAGAGCTGAGCCACCATCAGAACGGCAGCTCTCCCGTCTACAGCCGTACCATGTCCTCCTGTTTCAGTGAGCCCTATGAGCCGCTCCCCCCGTCCTCCTCCCCAAGTGTCGCCTATGGAGACAGCCGTAGAGGCAGCACATTGGCCCCCGAGGAAGAGGAGCTGATTGGCCGGTGGAGACAACTTAGCGTGGAGGACTTAAGTGCTCACACCTACCGCAGCCCAGGACGGGCCTCACCTTACAGCTTCTCGGAGCAGCACTTCTCCGTCCGTCCCGCCAAGATTCGACTTGGGCCGCTCTACAGCAGTTTCCAGGAAGGGGCTGACTACTACCACCACGGAGTGGATGTCATGGACCCAGTGTGGGCAGCTGCCAGCCCCAGTCCCGAATGCAGCCCAGGGCTGCGCCAGGCTCACAGCCAAGCTCACCTGTACCGAGCTGAGGACAGTCAGGGGTCAGAGCACAGCTTGTACCACTCAGGGAGCTCTAAAGACAGGGAGGGAAATGTCGCATCTGGAGGCCAGAGCACTGATTATGTAGACCCCAGCCCCAACAGCTCCACCGAGTCTCTCCACCAGAGATCTCTGGAGATGGCCGCAGAACTGCAGCACTATCAAGTGGAGATGCACAGCGTGCCTGCACAGGTGAGCCAGTCGCCACCACCAgccccaccccctcctcctccgTACAACCAAAAATTTGGCTCCCTGGGACTTTCCAGGAAGGACAGTCTGACTAAGGCGCAGCTTTATGGAACACTTCTGAACTGAAGGACTTTCCAATCAGGTTGCATCTTCAATAGTAGACACAGAGCCCTGGTTTGTTCAGCTGCACCTTCTCGTAGTGCAGCCATTTTGACGGCTTGAGTAGAAGCCAGGAGTTCTTCAGTATCATGAACATGTAACCATTGCTGATTATTTAAAAGCACTGATGGCGTGGCAGTGGATGGCAATTGTTTACATTATAAATTTCTCAAGGCAGTAAGTCAAGTTAGGGGTCAGATGTGGGGAAACAGACAAAGAGGAGCTCACAGAGTCCTTAAAACTTTTGAGAATGTGTATGTGTTAAACtacaaatgtacaaatataTACTAACTTAAAATTGAGTGATATATTTTGTATGTAGCTGTTAGCAagagatacatttaaaaaacagtgcAAAATCCTATTGGTAATCTGGAACttgtaaataaattaaaaaaaacttccacTGCTTTATTCTAAAAACCCTGAGAGAGGTATTTTAATTGCCCCTTGACGTGCACAGAGATTTGTTTCAGCCGTTATTTTTAATCTGCTGCAACAGCGATGGCCTTGTGATGATTTACATACAAGTGTTGAAAGGAAGcgaaaaaacaaagacaaattaGTACCTTAAACGAACCATGagaaacatttgttttgtttttccttctgttaAATGGATTTGACAGTATTGATGGGagtgttttattgttattgatgGAACGTTTGAtctgttttaccagtcagtattgctttcttttttgctcTTCTATATCCCCCAAGAGAAGTTTCCTGTCCCCTTTCTACCTCAGATTTGGATGCCCACACCCCACCAAACCACTGTAACCCCGTTTATTTCACAACGATGcatgtttatatattttggttgttttgttcGCCTAATAAAGCACAAATTATACATACAAGCTCCCAGTCTTTAATGTACACATTTGGGGATTTGAAATGCCGCTGAATAAAAGCGATATCATGTTTTAATATCTTTCACGCAGTTGCATAGCGATCGGTTGTTGTTTCAAGATAATTACATGTCTGCTGATCTGCAGTGTTCAGCTGACTGAATGAACGAGTGGAAGACCTTTCATTATTCAGACTCAGATTGCTGAGTCACTAAGTAGCTCTGCTTTTTCACTGttgggaaaaaaataattgcAAAAAATAGGTTAGTAGAGAAGGATTTTTGCCAACAAATTCAGAACAGAGAGGaagtttatttgtgttttcccaggagtcatcatcaagaAAATACTACAGAAAAGGAAATGGATAATATTCTGTGAGTGTCTGTGATATCTAACGAACTAATTTAGAGCTACTAAGGAAAATTATATCATGGTATACTCTCCTTTGATGTATTAAAAGTGCCACGCCAAGCACTAAATAAATAGGGATTGGACAAAATACCTAAAAACAAAGAGTTTGACTGATTTTCAATTTGATCCCCATTAAACCTTGACATTGTCACCTTGGAATTTACCGGCGTGGTCATGGAAGAAAAGTACTGATGGCCAAACCAGCTCATTCAGTGTATTCATTATGTGTATTTTGGGTACATAGGTGCCTAACCTAAACCTGACCAACTGAAGCAACCTCACACACTACCCCCACAGACCTGTAAGGTAAGTGCTTCATCCACGTCTGTTCTTGTCCTGATTTGTCAATCACCAGAGTATAACCACTCTCACCAGACTCATCACACCACATCACCTTTTTCCATATCTCCAAAGTCCAGCTTTGGTGTTTCGATCGTGATTTCACAATCATTCAGGTTTTTTCCCCCGACCACATTTCTTCCTTGAAGACGATGGCATGTTAATATCATGAAGGATAGTTTTCATTTGATCGATTAACTGGGAAAAATTGATTATTCTGGTGGGAAAATGATTACTTGCAGTCCTTCTCTAAATACCCTTTGGTATCATTTGAAAACTGGTTCATTTAGCACACTTAGCAATTGAGTAAATGGTCTGGAAAGGCTCTTGAATTTATTCAAATGCCTTTGAACTTTAACTAATAAAAATGAGGTAAGAGGACTCTCAATCCATCCGCAGGAGGGAGTTGCAGCGCAGCAGCTCACCGATCGGCATCGCTAACCTTGCTGTCCTAGCAGAAAGCATTTACACTTCAAACACATCAAGATGAAGGGAACTAGATCAACTGCTATCACTCCACCACCTCGCCTTCCTCTGCACAGCAAAGCAGATGCTAAAGCATGCAAAAATTTAGCTTTCCAACACCACAGCTTGAACCTGAAACAGATACGCGTTTCACTCCAGGAGCTGCAGAGCACAAGCACTGACGGGAAAATGTGACAACTCAGCGTGGCTTTGAAGAACTCTATGAGGCGATGCACCTGAGAGTTTGCTCCTTTTGACCCGAGGATGCCTGTCTGATTAGGTCAAGACACAAAACTGTAATCTATGCATTCGATTCATTACAGAATATAGTAAATTATCAAGTTTAGAGTTAATTTTCACATCTGTTTCTATGAAATGTTTTTATCAGAGACAGGGAAATGTTCCCCCCCCCCACTGAGTCTTTCTAGGGAGTGAGGGTTTGTTTACATGCACTTATATAACCCTGCTACGGCTGTGTGCAAGCTGATTTCTTAAATGGTGTGGAAATTGGAAAGCTATTTAGCTTATTAAAAATTAGGGGAGAAGCAAACCTGGAGGGTTATTGAGACGTAAGCAGATTATTTCACATAACACTGcttcattgtttttttaaacatcacttTGATAGGCACACCATAAAATTAAAATCTTTATACAATCTCTAAGCATTGTGGCACTCTTGCACACACACCACTATCGCACTTCACTCTACAATATGCTCTTCAATTAATGTTCTTATCCTCAGGATGGAAATAgttcttttatttattgcaaGTGGACGCTTGTAGAATggtgtctgtggagctgcaaGAGATTAGCTATCAGGTCCAAGAACACTTAAGTCCACTCCCCAAACTCCATCCACAGAGCTGGACTCTGCTCAGTCAGCGAGTCCAACCATCCTCCTGCTTATGTCCCACAGTTTCTTGGCTGCCTCCTCATCTGTAGCTTTGGGtaacagctcctcctcctcgcaGTTAGCAAAGCACTTCCCCGACACTCCT from Maylandia zebra isolate NMK-2024a linkage group LG15, Mzebra_GT3a, whole genome shotgun sequence includes the following:
- the si:dkey-174m14.3 gene encoding brain-enriched guanylate kinase-associated protein isoform X4, coding for MKLCASGSSLLEQKEDLRKRLNYTTHKLELLQSEFDSTRQYLETELRRAQEELDKFTDKLRRIQSSYSALQRINQDLEEKIHRNSQHHDDEKRALSREIIVLNNHLMEAKLTIEKLQEDNEMYRKDCNLAAQLLQCNKSLYMAQLSELPADFQERLTMHLEESPLCHTYSDSVPTSLIAKVLEKPDEACSSSQASRSPSPQTQEHAFILESLGPGERLGLRGAYKTDLYSSDTALYCPDDRHRERRPSMDIHGERKLLYGPQNSTDSTPEEGSVGLRAGFSQEHFAKFPPPLGAASSSYSSFSGGGSEDKGNGPPSSAASSPHHHSLYMEWRDAGDYERKSDSSWERDSPRGFANAHPFQQTELSHHQNGSSPVYSRTMSSCFSEPYEPLPPSSSPSVAYGDSRRGSTLAPEEEELIGRWRQLSVEDLSAHTYRSPGRASPYSFSEQHFSVRPAKIRLGPLYSSFQEGADYYHHGVDVMDPVWAAASPSPECSPGLRQAHSQAHLYRAEDSQGSEHSLYHSGSSKDREGNVASGGQSTDYVDPSPNSSTESLHQRSLEMAAELQHYQVEMHSVPAQVSQSPPPAPPPPPPYNQKFGSLGLSRKDSLTKAQLYGTLLN